A window from Psychrobium sp. MM17-31 encodes these proteins:
- a CDS encoding SDR family NAD(P)-dependent oxidoreductase, translating into MISLIGQRILITGASEGIGREIAKLVADLGASVIACGRNIQRLEELRHYSSNISIECFDVNEQLAIKEVFIRLKKAGGLTGLVNNAGVMSQAPLQLVNRETFEDNFSTNVYSIVSMSQFASRLMSKKGGSIVNMSSILATNAVKGQLIYSATKAAVESITKTMALELATYNVRVNAVAPGAVDTQLYAQLSEEIKEKTESEIPLGKLISPKDVAQACAYLLSNESRFVTGEVLKIDGGWSL; encoded by the coding sequence TTGATTAGTTTGATTGGACAACGAATTCTAATTACAGGTGCTAGTGAAGGAATTGGCAGAGAAATCGCAAAACTAGTGGCTGATTTGGGAGCATCAGTGATAGCTTGCGGTAGAAATATTCAGAGATTGGAAGAGTTGCGTCATTATTCTTCGAATATTTCTATTGAGTGTTTTGATGTTAATGAGCAGTTGGCGATTAAAGAGGTTTTTATCAGGCTGAAAAAAGCAGGGGGGCTGACTGGATTAGTTAATAATGCTGGTGTTATGTCTCAAGCGCCACTTCAGCTAGTGAATAGAGAAACTTTTGAAGACAATTTTTCGACCAACGTGTATTCAATCGTTTCTATGAGTCAGTTTGCAAGCAGATTAATGTCTAAAAAGGGCGGTAGTATAGTGAATATGAGTTCTATTTTAGCAACTAATGCAGTCAAAGGGCAGTTAATTTACAGCGCAACGAAAGCAGCAGTGGAGTCAATTACTAAAACCATGGCACTTGAATTAGCGACTTATAATGTGAGGGTAAATGCAGTCGCACCTGGTGCAGTTGATACTCAGCTTTATGCGCAACTGTCGGAAGAGATAAAAGAGAAAACTGAAAGTGAAATTCCACTGGGCAAACTAATTTCCCCAAAAGATGTGGCACAAGCATGCGCTTATTTACTGAGTAATGAGAGTCGTTTTGTGACGGGAGAGGTGTTAAAAATTGACGGAGGATGGTCACTGTAA
- a CDS encoding acyl carrier protein, whose amino-acid sequence MSINNKKLVQVFSSALNIDEHLVNDGLMYNSIEQWDSTAHMTLIAELEDEFDVMLDTDDIIDMNSVGKSREILIKYGIGFSID is encoded by the coding sequence ATGAGTATTAACAATAAAAAACTAGTTCAGGTTTTTTCAAGCGCATTAAACATTGACGAACATCTAGTGAATGATGGATTGATGTATAACTCAATTGAGCAGTGGGATTCCACTGCACATATGACGTTAATTGCGGAACTAGAGGATGAATTTGATGTGATGCTGGATACGGATGACATTATCGATATGAATAGTGTTGGTAAGTCTAGAGAAATTTTAATTAAATATGGAATTGGGTTTTCAATTGATTAG